Proteins found in one Candidatus Stygibacter australis genomic segment:
- a CDS encoding AAA family ATPase has protein sequence MLERLYINNYRCLVNFEIKFDEITLLLGTNGTGKTSIFDILHKLRQLIIDNAKIGELFNSEDLTVWLDSNIQTIELHVKGNGGEYR, from the coding sequence ATGTTAGAAAGACTTTATATAAATAATTACCGATGTCTGGTGAACTTCGAGATCAAGTTTGACGAGATAACACTATTACTTGGTACTAATGGAACAGGTAAAACCTCTATATTTGACATATTACATAAACTCAGGCAATTGATTATTGATAATGCAAAAATTGGAGAATTATTCAACTCTGAAGACTTAACAGTATGGCTGGATTCAAATATTCAGACAATAGAATTACATGTGAAAGGAAATGGTGGTGAATATAGATA